The Halobellus sp. MBLA0158 genome has a window encoding:
- a CDS encoding potassium channel family protein, with the protein MSHSLRTVARRPLVRHLLRPVAAFAAVVGVGVAAFAAVVGVGVAGFSSLGGVGVVDALFWLLDPTSIELHFQAHEGPETLVKGYAVVVLSGLVVTGLWIGETVFSAAFGGQIKSEFKQMQIERAIDEAEGHIIICGYGTFGKTVAGSLREGDREVVVIEQDDAEYRRAVDDDVLAIQGDARREETLTDAGVKRAATVVGAIDDSNANIQIAMAASQIAPTVRLVVRVGDEMYEPLARRAGADEVIIPEIASARQVTANL; encoded by the coding sequence GTGAGCCACTCGCTGCGGACGGTCGCGCGGCGGCCGCTGGTGCGACACCTGCTGCGCCCGGTCGCGGCGTTCGCGGCCGTGGTCGGGGTCGGAGTCGCGGCGTTCGCGGCCGTGGTCGGGGTCGGAGTCGCGGGATTCAGTTCGCTCGGGGGCGTCGGCGTCGTCGACGCCCTCTTTTGGCTGCTGGATCCCACGAGCATCGAGTTGCACTTTCAGGCGCACGAGGGCCCCGAGACGCTGGTGAAGGGCTATGCGGTCGTGGTCCTCTCGGGGCTCGTCGTCACCGGGCTGTGGATCGGCGAGACGGTCTTTTCGGCGGCCTTCGGCGGGCAGATCAAATCGGAGTTCAAACAGATGCAGATCGAACGCGCGATCGACGAGGCGGAGGGGCACATCATCATCTGCGGCTACGGGACGTTCGGCAAGACCGTCGCCGGGTCGCTGCGCGAGGGCGACCGGGAGGTCGTCGTGATCGAACAGGACGACGCCGAGTACCGGCGCGCGGTCGACGACGACGTCCTCGCGATCCAGGGCGACGCCCGGCGCGAGGAGACGCTGACCGACGCCGGCGTCAAGCGGGCCGCCACGGTCGTCGGCGCCATCGACGACTCGAACGCGAACATCCAGATCGCGATGGCCGCGAGCCAGATCGCGCCGACGGTGCGGCTCGTCGTCCGCGTCGGCGACGAGATGTACGAGCCGCTGGCGCGCCGGGCGGGCGCAGACGAGGTGATCATCCCGGAGATCGCGAGCGCCCGGCAGGTGACGGCGAACCTCTGA
- a CDS encoding DUF92 domain-containing protein, which translates to MQPTLRRAGGFALVGTLAVAAPVLGRAAFVPFAAVAVLAAFVITDGPLFDLFARPADRREGRLNGLAGFSLAAAGLAILATELGLPTDLYVAAVFVLAYGNLGKRLVAETSDEPFLGAAGFGVGGAVAGFAGQAAVSSLTSTSIAVPRFAFLAVAGTLVAALFREMLFERDDPLVMLSTGLLLWLFDALAVSVGVVDVGAALAVTVALGYASYALGAASVAGMLSGVLLGLLVIVFGGFGWFAVLITFFGVGSLSTKFRYEEKKRRGIAEENEGARGTGNVLGNAAVALLCVICFAGSQSLSVEGAVFQFAFAGSMAAALSDTLSSEIGGLYDSPRLITTLEPVPPGTDGGVTWQGEVFGLLGALVVGGVALALLPGVSPTGAGVVVLGGVVGMTADSVLGATVEGPRFGNEAVNFAATFVGAVVSGLVALALL; encoded by the coding sequence GTGCAACCGACGCTTCGGCGAGCGGGCGGGTTCGCCCTCGTTGGGACGCTCGCGGTCGCCGCCCCGGTGCTCGGCCGGGCGGCGTTCGTCCCGTTCGCCGCCGTCGCCGTCCTCGCGGCGTTCGTGATCACGGACGGGCCGCTGTTCGACCTCTTCGCCCGGCCCGCGGACCGCCGCGAGGGTCGGCTGAACGGCCTCGCCGGCTTCTCGCTCGCGGCGGCCGGCCTCGCGATCCTCGCCACCGAACTGGGCCTGCCGACGGACCTGTACGTCGCGGCGGTGTTCGTCCTCGCGTACGGGAACCTCGGCAAGCGGCTGGTGGCCGAGACCTCCGACGAGCCGTTCCTGGGCGCCGCGGGGTTCGGCGTCGGCGGCGCCGTCGCGGGGTTCGCCGGCCAGGCGGCCGTCTCCTCGCTGACGTCGACGTCGATCGCCGTCCCCCGGTTCGCCTTCCTCGCGGTGGCGGGGACGCTCGTCGCCGCGCTCTTCCGGGAGATGCTCTTCGAGCGCGACGACCCGCTCGTGATGCTCTCGACGGGGCTGTTGCTGTGGCTGTTCGACGCGCTCGCCGTCTCTGTCGGCGTCGTCGACGTCGGCGCCGCGCTCGCGGTCACCGTCGCGCTCGGCTACGCCTCCTACGCGCTCGGCGCGGCCTCCGTCGCCGGGATGCTCTCGGGCGTCCTCCTGGGGCTCTTGGTGATCGTCTTCGGCGGCTTCGGGTGGTTCGCCGTCCTCATCACGTTCTTCGGCGTCGGGTCGCTGTCGACGAAGTTCCGGTACGAGGAGAAGAAGCGCCGCGGCATCGCCGAGGAGAACGAGGGCGCGCGCGGCACCGGCAACGTCCTCGGCAACGCCGCCGTCGCGCTGCTGTGTGTGATCTGCTTCGCCGGCAGCCAGTCGCTCTCGGTCGAGGGCGCAGTCTTCCAGTTCGCCTTCGCGGGGTCGATGGCGGCCGCCCTCAGCGACACGCTCTCCTCGGAGATCGGCGGCCTCTACGACAGCCCGCGGCTCATCACGACCCTCGAGCCAGTCCCGCCGGGGACCGACGGCGGCGTGACCTGGCAGGGCGAGGTGTTCGGACTCCTCGGCGCGCTCGTCGTGGGCGGCGTCGCGCTCGCGCTCCTGCCGGGCGTCTCGCCGACCGGCGCGGGGGTCGTCGTCCTCGGCGGCGTCGTCGGGATGACGGCCGACAGCGTCCTCGGCGCGACCGTCGAGGGGCCGCGGTTCGGCAACGAGGCGGTGAACTTCGCCGCGACGTTCGTCGGCGCGGTCGTGAGCGGCCTCGTCGCCCTGGCGCTGTTGTAG
- a CDS encoding GNAT family N-acetyltransferase, which produces MPTIRRARPADLPTLAALQSELDAPSPDLLASFAAVGACLVAVPDGERVGVDRNGDATDDGRQPVGYVLVVGRGDADGDGGDAHLAELVVHPDHRREGYGRALVGAAIDRQAPGTRLTLLVAVDNGPARSLYESVGFRPIAYQPRFYEDGDGRTDAVVYAYDA; this is translated from the coding sequence ATGCCGACGATCCGCCGCGCCCGGCCCGCGGACCTCCCGACGCTCGCGGCGCTCCAGTCCGAACTCGACGCGCCGTCGCCGGACCTCCTCGCGTCGTTCGCCGCCGTCGGCGCCTGCCTCGTCGCCGTCCCCGACGGTGAGCGGGTCGGCGTCGACCGAAATGGGGACGCGACCGACGACGGGCGGCAGCCAGTCGGCTACGTCCTCGTGGTCGGCCGCGGCGACGCGGACGGCGACGGCGGCGACGCCCACCTCGCGGAGCTGGTCGTCCACCCCGATCACCGCCGGGAGGGCTACGGCCGCGCGCTCGTCGGGGCGGCGATCGACCGGCAGGCGCCGGGGACGCGCTTGACGCTGCTCGTCGCGGTCGACAACGGCCCGGCGCGATCGCTCTACGAGTCGGTCGGCTTCCGGCCGATCGCGTACCAGCCGCGGTTCTACGAGGACGGCGACGGACGCACCGACGCGGTCGTCTACGCCTACGACGCCTGA